In Hemiscyllium ocellatum isolate sHemOce1 chromosome 2, sHemOce1.pat.X.cur, whole genome shotgun sequence, a single window of DNA contains:
- the crhbp gene encoding corticotropin-releasing factor-binding protein, producing the protein MSPGFRVPLLIVLLSMVILQGQGRYVEKNEILEDTLGLLNSELKRELSQGYVYSRSLKCIDMLSVDGQFTFSADRPELHCATFFIGSPDEIISLEYNNVNIDCQGGDFLKVFDGWILKGEKFPSAIDHPLPTSERYIDFCDNNNIRTIIRSSQNVAMLFFRIHMPGNGFSLTIKKLINPFPCNVISQTPDGRFTMVIPHQKRNCSFSIIYPTEIMISELTLGHFNDLQLPIKSCGGATDFVQLLGGNRLDPSRMYPVADICYSFSGPAQIKIGCDNTVVRIVSSGKYINRLTFEYRQLGQHELDKQNENGVEDFCYAAD; encoded by the exons atgtCTCCTGGCTTCAGGGTTCCGCTACTCATCGTACTGCTGTCGATGGTGATCCTCCAGGGACAAGGCAGATACGTGGAG AAAAATGAAATACTCGAGGACACTCTAGGTCTTCTGAACTCGGAGCTGAAGCGAGAACTTTCTCAAGGGTATGTCTACAGCCGAAGTCTGA AATGCATTGACATGTTGAGTGTTGATGGACAGTTCACATTCAGTGCAGATCGACCAGAACTCCATTGCGCTACCTTCTTCATTGGCAGTCCAGATGAGATTATCTCCCTTGAATATAATAATGTCAATATAGACTGTCAAGGAGGAGATTTCCTCAAG GTCTTTGATGGCTGGATATTGAAGGGGGAAAAGTTTCCAAGTGCCATCGATCACCCTCTCCCTACCTCGGAGCGTTACATTGATTTCTGTGACAATAACAACATCAGGACAATAATCCGATCCTCTCAAAATGTGGCAatgctcttcttcagaattcacATGCCTGGAAATGGATTTTCTTTAACAATAAAGAAACTAATCAATCCATTCC CTTGCAATGTAATTTCCCAAACTCCTGATGGAAGATTCACAATGGTCATTCCTCACCAGAAGAGAAACTGCAGCTTTTCCATCATTTACCCAACAGAAATCATGATCTCTGAATTGACCCTGGGACACTTCAATGATCTGCAG CTACCCATTAAAAGCTGTGGTGGAGCAACTGATTTTGTGCAACTTTTGGGAGGGAATAGACTGGACCCGAGCCGGATGTACCCAGTGGCTGACATTTGCTACTCATTCAGTGGACCAG CACAAATTAAGATTGGGTGTGACAACACCGTTGTGCGCATTGTGTCCAGCGGCAAGTACATAAATCGCCTTACGTTTGAGTACCGTCAGCTGGGGCAGCACGAGTTGGACAAACAGAACGAAAACGGAGTTGAGGATTTCTGCTACGCTGCAGACTGA